The Candidatus Bathyarchaeota archaeon genomic interval GACTTTCTCTTCGCCGACGATGAACCATTGGTTCATTTCGTCGTGGCAGGTGTCAACGGTTAGATGCTTGATTTTTAGGTTGGGGTACTTTGCCTTTAGGGCTGGGAGGTCTATGGGTTCAAACTTGTTTTTGTTGGCTATGTACGCTTCTTCGGTTAGCGCGTTTGATTCATATTTTTCCTTGGTTCGTCTCTTTATTCTCGCAAGAGATACTTCTTGGGGGCAACTGGTTTGGAGAATTACAAAGGTCATGTTGTTCTTTGCCGCTATCTCTGCTGCGCGTCCTCGAAGTTCTTGGGTGACAAAGGTTGCATCTAAAATCATGCCGCCCTCCTTTTTTGCCGCCAATTCATCTGCCCGTCGGAACAATTCATCATAAACGGATAATCGTTTGTTC includes:
- a CDS encoding ATP-binding protein, whose protein sequence is MKEPFVSFVKAQLEPRTLLITCGLPASYKTETSEEISKIKGYPILRSDLIRLEVLKNEDIFDAKVAGNMNKRLSVYDELFRRADELAAKKEGGMILDATFVTQELRGRAAEIAAKNNMTFVILQTSCPQEVSLARIKRRTKEKYESNALTEEAYIANKNKFEPIDLPALKAKYPNLKIKHLTVDTCHDEMNQWFIVGEEKV